The DNA window CTCAGTTTAAAAAATACAGTAGCGAATAATTTTTTTTATTACAAAATCTAATTAATTATATGAAACATTGTAATCAAATCCTAAATCGGAATTATTTCTTGTACTTATTTCTTTCTGTTTTTGCTGCAACTTTTGGTCAAAATGCGCTTGTTGGCAGTGATTTTGCATCAGGTTGGGGCGGTAATTGTCCCAATCCTAGTAATGCTGGTTTTAATTATTTGGGTTTAACTACGGGTTCAGGTGCGTCGGGAACGTATGGATTGACAAAATCGGTTTCCCCTGGATTGAAATATTTTAGATTTGGAGTAGAATGGGGCGGAACGACATCTCAATTGACCATTACTCCCGGTAGTGATGTAGATGTAATTCCTAATGCAACCTACTCCTTAAACACTGCTTGTACAACAAATGGCGCAATGAAATACAATGTACCCAATGCTTCCTACAATTACGTTTTCAAAACCTTGAATGCGGGAACAAATCCAACTGGAACTTTTGTCTTTTTTGAAGTTCAAGGCGCAGTTCGAAGTATAACTGCTGTAACTCAATCACCATTGGCTAGTAGTGTAACGGAATGTCATTCTACAACAATTACAGCCACTTTAGATGGGGATTTAGCCGTTGGGCAAGCGGTTTATTTGCGCTATACAACTAATGGCTATATTAATTCAACCGTTGTGAAACTTACGGGTTCTGGAACCACATTTACAGGAACAATTCCTTCCTTTATAAATGCTTTAGGAGCAAATGTTTCGTATTATTTGTTTACAGCCGGCGATTCAAATGTGGCAACTAATGGGACTAATGCTGATCTATACACCATCAATTTGAATAACAACAGTGGTCCTAATTATTCGTATACCGTTATTTCTGGTGGACCAACAACTGCTATTCCTGACCTAAATTTCGAACAGGCATTGATTGATTTAAATTTAGATTGTACTCTTGATAATAAAGTTTTTACCGGTAATATAAGCAGTTTAACCTCTTTAGATATTAGCGGCAAAAATATTTCAAATCTTACTGGGATAGAAGCTTTTTCAAGTTTAAAAGATCTATATTGTTCTGGTAATTTACTTACAGGTTCCTTAAATCTTAGTGTGCTGCCTAATCTGAGATATATTGATTTAGAAGACAATGATTTGACAGGTTTGAATATCACGGGCTTGACGGATTTAGTAACTTTGATCGTTTGGAAAAACAACTTAACCTCTTTGGATTTAAGTACCAATACAAATATGGACTATTTAGATTGTGACGATAATGCTTTTACCTCCTTAGATGTAAGTGCATTAACAAATTTGAATCAATTTTACTGCAGTGGTAATGTATTAACAGGTTTAGATGTAAGAGGATTGACTAATTTAGTTAATTTCGAATGTGCTGCAAATTCTTCACTATCGTGTATTCTTGTCGATAATGTGGATGCTGCAACTCTTAAAGCTTCAACCATTGATCCCTTGCAAAGTCCATCAACATACTGGACTAAAGACCCCGCTGCAACTTATTCGTATTGTGATTGTAGTTTGATTACTATTTGGAACGGAAGTTCTTGGGATAATGGAGCACCTACGAACGGAACTTACGCGGCAATTATCTCAGGTGATTACAGTCAACCTGCCAATATTAATGCCTGTACTTTGGCCGTAATTAGTGGAGCGATTGTTACCATTCCATCAGGTTATAACGTAACACTAAACGCACCAATAATTGTAGCATCTGGAAGCAGTTTTACTTTAAGCAGCAATGCCAATCTGATTCAAACCAACAAAAGTTCTATTAATTTAGGAAATATTAATGTAAATCGTACTAGTTCATCTTTATTTCGATTGGATTATACACTCTGGTCGTCACCAGTTGCCGGAACTCAAACTTTAGCTGGGTTTTCGCCTTTGACTTTAAGCAATCGATTTTATGAATACAATACAACTTCAGATGTATACAACTCAGTTTCCAATGGAATTAGCTTTGGTCTCGCCAAAGGCTACTTAATTCGTATGCCAAACAGTTGGGTAGATTATGTAGCCTCACCGCCCTCTATTCCGGCATCTTGGACAGGAACTTTTTCTGGAACTCCAAATAATGGGGACATCACTTATACCATGTCACTCGCTGGAAATAAGTATAATGCCGTAGGAAATCCTTACCCATCTGCTTTAATTATGGATAATTTTATTCTAGGGAACAGCAGTAATATTTCAGGGCCATTGTATTTCTGGAGAAAAAGAAATGACGCAACCAACAGTACGTCGTACTCCACTTGTACCACCGCTGGATGTACCCTAAATAACGGGCATCCCTACGCGAATACGGATTTTATTTCAGTTGGACAAGGGTTTATTGTTAAAGCCACAAAGGCCACGCTGAAGTTTACTAATGCCATGCGTATTGCCAATACTACCAATCAGTTTTTCAAAACCAAACAAATAGAAAAAAATAGAATCTGGTTGAATCTTTTGGCTGATACTACTCCAATAAACCAAATGTTATTGGCCTACATGACTGGAGCAACTATGGAAATAGATCCTGCAATTGATGGTGCTTACATCAATGATAGCCCAACCGCTTTGAACTCTTTAATAGGCAATGAAGAATTTGCTGTACAAGGAAGAAGTCTACCATTTGATGGAACCGATGTAGTTCCTTTGGGCTTTAAAACCGCTAGTGATGGTAATTTTACTATTGCCATAGACCACGTTGATGGTTTGTTTGCCACAGCACAAGACATTTATCTTTTTGACAACAAAACTGGCATTGAAACTAATTTGAAAACATCAAGTTATGCTTTCGCTGCTACTGCTGGTGTTGATAATACTAGATTTACTTTGAAATATCAGAAAACTTTGAAAGTCCCAGCGTCAACTACAAATAACAATTCTGTATGGGTATACAAAAATAAAGGAAGTTTGTATGTCAACTCAGGCGCCAAAGCGATCTACTCAATCAAAGTCTATGATGTTCAAGGTAGACTTCTGGCAGAACAAAAAGAAGTCAAGTCTAATACAGCGGTAATAAGCAATTTGAAAGCGTCAAATCAGGTTTTGATCGTTCAAATTCGCGGGGATGACAACTCTGAAGTAACCAAAAAAGTAGCGAATTAAAAACCTTTATAAAGAATCAAAGATGAAAAATATCCTTTTAAAATATTGTATCGCTGTCGTTTTCTTCTGTTCCACCTTTTTTGCGTTTGCTCAGCCAGGTAATAATGATACAGGCGGCGGTTTAGAAAGTTCAGATCCTCCAGCGCCTATCGATGACTATCTATGGGTTTTAGCTCTAGTAGGTTTGTTCTTTGTCTTTATGAAGTTCAGAGCGATGCACAGCAAGAAAATTCAAGGATAAGAACGAAGCTTGTCCAAATATAAAAACCCTGTTCCCGTTTTGGAGCAGGGTTTTGTGTTTATTAGGGTGTCGGCTTGTTGTTTTTAATCTAATACAAGAGTCAAAAAACTTTTTCTATTCAAATTCCGAGGTAAAGAACAGCTTCACATTGGGGTATTTGCTTTGTGTCATTTGGATGGTGAAATCGGAATCGGCCAGAAAAACCAATTGAACGTATTTATCATGTGCCAAGAATTTTTGTTTAATTCTACGGAATTCTTTGAATTCTTCGCTTTTAGGATCATTTGGTTTTACCCAACATGCTTTGTGCACCGGAAAGGTTTCGTAAGTACATTTGGCTCCATATTCGTGCTCCAATCGGTATTGAATGACCTCGTATTGCAGTGCTCCCACGGTTCCAATGATTTTTCTGTTGTTCATTTCGAGTGTAAACAACTGTGCTACACCTTCGTCCATCAATTGATCTACCCCTTTGTCCAATTGTTTAGCTTTCAATGGGTCGGCATTGTTGATGTATCTAAAATGTTCCGGTGAGAAACTCGGAATTCCTTTGAAACTCATCACTTCGCCTTCGGTCAGCGTATCGCCAATTTTGAAATTCCCGGTATCGTGCAATCCTACAATATCGCCGGGATAGGAGATGTCAACGATTTCTTTCTTCTCTGCGAAAAAGGCATTCGGACTCGAGAATTTTAAATTCTTTTTCTGGCGAACGTGGTAGTAGGGTTTGTTTCTTTCGAAAGTGCCCGAAACAATTTTGATGAAGGCCAAACGGTCACGGTGTTTGGGATCCATATTGGCGTGGATTTTAAAGACAAATCCGCTCATTTTTTCTTCTTTTGGGTCTACCAATCTCGTTTCGGAATCTTTGGGTCTTGGTGATGGGGCAATTTCTACAAAACAATCCAAGATTTCGCGAACACCAAAATTATTCAAAGCTGAGCCAAAGAATACGGGTTGCAATTTTCCGTCCAAATAGTCCTGACGGTCAAATTTAGGATAGACTTCATCGATCAGTTCGAGTTCTTCTCGAAGTTTATAAGCGGGCTTTTCGCCAATAATTTTCTCCAATTCCGGACTTTTTACATCCTGAAAAGCAATGGTTTCTTCAATATTCTTGCGACTGTCTCCGCTAAATAAGTTGATGTTTTCTTCCCAAAGATTATAAATTCCCTGAAAATCATAGCCCATACCTATCGGGAAACTCAAGGGTGTTACCGTCAATCCGAGTTTTTGTTCTACTTCGTCCATCAGGTCGAAAGCATCTTTTCCTTCTCGGTCCAATTTGTTGATGAACACAATGATGGGGATGTTTCGCAAACGACATACAGCGACTAGCTTCTCGGTTTGTTCTTCGACCCCTTTGGCTACGTCAATCACCACAATCACACTATCGACAGCGGTTAGGGTTCTAAAAGTATCTTCAGCAAAATCCTTGTGTCCGGGTGTATCGAGAATGTTTATTTTTTTCTCTTTGTAATTGAATGCCAAAACCGAAGTCGAAACCGAAATTCCTCTCTGGCGTTCAATTTCCATAAAGTCGCTCGTGGCTCCTTTTTTGATTTTATTGCTTTTAACGGCTCCCGCTTCTTGGATAGCGCCACCAAAAAGGAGTAGCTTTTCTGTCAATGTTGTTTTACCCGCATCGGGATGCGAAATAATTCCAAAAGTTCTTCTACGTTGTATTTCTTCTAAAAAGCTCATATTTTTTTCAATAGTTTGCAAAAGTACTATTTAAATGTGCGAATTGAAAAAAAAAGTATTCTCTATGGATAGAAAGGCTACTTTTTTTAATGGTTAAAAGTTAGTAATAAGTTCAGCGAGGAGCTCATCGAAGTGGAATGCTGTAAAAATGGATATCTGTTGAAGATGAATAGGGTATGTACTTAGTATGAATGGATCGTTAATGAAGGTAGGATAATAGTTACTATATACTTACTATAAGGTTACTATAAGGTTACTATAAGGTTACTATAAAGTTACTATATAGTTACTATAAGAATACCGATTCCATACGCTATATAGGGCTTTGATAGGGCTTTGATGGGGCCTTGGTATGGGGTTGATTTCACCACTCTTTTTGGCTGTCCTTTTTTGTAAAAATGAATTGTTTTGTAAAAAATTCACATTAGGGATCAAAATAGTTTAAGCCATTGGGTGTAATTAATCAATTTTCAATTAATCGATTCAATAAAAAATGAAACCACATAGTTCCGATAGTTATTGGAACATAGAAAAAAAGAGTTGCATAGCCCAATCCCCGGGTTCGCATAGCTATGTTTTCTCTACTAAAGTGAAACGTCTTTTAAAAATCACAAAATCTATGTGGTTAAAAAACTTTACAAATTGAATTTCATCCTACGGGTTGTTTTAAAATTGTCCAACTGCTTTATTTTTAAAATAGTATATCGTTTTCGTTAATAAGATTACACTTTTTTAATTTTCTCTTAATTAAGGATATTGTATATTTGTAACTAAATAAATTATATTTCAACATTTAAATTTAAAAAAATGAGTATTATTGTTAAAATTCACGCGAGACAAATTTTCGATTCAAGAGGAAATCCTACAGTAGAAGTAGATGTGGTTACAGAAAACGGAGTATTAGGAAGAGCAGCAGTTCCATCTGGAGCTTCTACAGGTAAATTCGAAGCAGTAGAATTACGCGACGGAGGGAAAAACTTTCTAGGAAGAGGAGTTCTTAAAGCGGTTGAAAATGTAAATACAGTAATTGCTGAGGAATTAGTTGGAACTTCTGTTTTCGAACAAAACTTGATCGACCAAACGATGATCGAATTGGACGGAACTCCAAATAAAGCAAAATTGGGTGCCAATGCCATTCTTGGTGTTTCACTTGCCGTTGCCAAAGCAGCAGCAAATGAGTTGGGTATGCCTTTGTATAGATATGTTGGTGGCGTTTCTGCTAACACCTTGCCAGTTCCGATGATGAATATCATCAATGGTGGTTCTCACTCTGATGCGCCTATCGCATTCCAAGAGTTTATGATTATGCCGGTAAAAGCAACTTCTTTTACTCACGCTTTGCAAATGGGAACTGAGATTTTCCACAATCTTAAAAAAGTGTTGCACGATAGAGGTTTGAGTACTGCTGTAGGTGACGAAGGTGGATTTGCTCCCAACTTGGCTGGTGGAACGGAAGATGCTTTGGATACTATCAAAAAAGCAGTTGAATTGGCTGGATACACTTTTGGTGACGAGGTAATGATCGCTTTAGACTGTGCTTCTTCTGAATTTTATTCTGATGGTAAATACGATTATACTAAATTCGAAGGGCCAACAGGAAAAATCAGAACTTCTGCAGAGCAAGTAGACTATATGGCTGAATTGGCTGCGAAATATCCAATTATCTCTATCGAAGATGGTATGGACGAAAACGACTGGGACGGTTGGAAAATGCTAACTGAAAGAATTGGAGACAAAGTACAATTGGTTGGAGACGATTTATTCGTAACTAATGTAGAGCGTCTTTCTACTGGAATTGAGAAAAACATTGCCAATTCTATCCTAGTAAAAGTAAACCAAATTGGTTCCTTAACTGAAACCATTGCAGCTGTAAATATGGCTAAAAATGCGGGTTATACTTCAGTAATGTCGCACCGTTCGGGAGAAACAGAAGACAATACGATTGCTGACTTAGCGGTGGCTTTGAACTGTGGACAAATAAAAACAGGTTCGGCTTCGCGTTCTGATCGTATGGCAAAATACAATCAGTTGATAAGAATTGAAGAAGAATTAGGAAATACCGCGTATTTTCCTGGTAAAAATGCGTTTAAAATAAAATAATCGCACTATTTTTATTAAAAAGCCATTTGCGTCAAGTGAATGGCTTTTTTTTTGGTTTTTAACATTTTCTTTGAGAATTTCATTTTTTAATTCGTTTGTAATTGCCTAAATTTGGAGAAATAATTTATTAAAGTTTTATTACCAAAGACCATGTCAAAAACAGCGAAATTAGAAATTGACGGAAAAGTTTACGAGTTGCCAATTTATGTTGGAACGGAAAATGAACTCTCTGTCGATATTAGCAAATTAAGGGATATATCTGGAGCTATTACCTTAGATCCAGGGTATAAAAATTCGGGAGCGTGTACCAGCGAAATTACTTTCCTAGATGGAGAAGAAGGTATTTTGCATTACAGAGGCTATTCCATCGAAGAATTGGCTGAAAAGTCCAATTTTCTTGAGGTCTGCTTTTTGCTAATTTACGGCGAATTGCCTACTGCAGCTCAGGTTCTAGATTTCGAGACCCATATTAGAAGATATACTTTGGTCAATGAGGAGATGAAGAGCATCATCGATGGTTTTCCGACCACCGCTCACCCAATGGGAGTACTGTCGGCTTTGACCAGCGCTTTGATTGCTTTCAATCCGAAAGCTGTCAATCCGGAACACCCAGACGAATTGTATGAAGCGGTTTGTAAGCTATTGGGCAAGTTTCTAGTAATTGCCTCTTGGACCTATAGAAAAAGCTTAGGCTATCCTTTGAATTATTACGATAACACTATTGGCTATGTTGAAAATTTCATGCAATTGATGTTTAAATTGCCAACAGAACCTTACAAGGCCGATCCCGTTGTGGTTGAAGCCCTAGATAAATTGTTCATTCTGCACGCCGATCACGAGCAAAACTGTTCTACCTCAACAGTGCGAATGGTAGGTTCTTCTCATGCTGGTTTATTCGCTTCGGTTTCTGCGGGTATTTCTGCACTTTGGGGACCATTACACGGGGGAGCCAACCAAGCCGTGCTTGAAATGTTGGAAGAAATTCATGCCAATGGCGGTGATGCCGAAAAATACATGGCCAAAGCCAAAGATAAAAACGACTCCTTCCGATTGATGGGCTTTGGACACCGTGTCTATAAAAACTTTGATCCTAGAGCCAAAATTATCAAGAAAGCTGCCGATGAGGTTTTGAGTACCTTGGGTGTGAATGATCCTATTTTGGAAATTGCCAAAAAATTAGAACAATTGGCCTTGGCCGACGAGTATTTTATCTCCAGAAAATTATATCCTAACGTGGATTTCTATTCTGGTATTATTTACCGCGCCTTAGGCATTCCTACTGATATGTTTACGGTTATGTTCGCTATTGGTAGATTGCCAGGTTGGATTGCGCAATGGAAAGAAATGAGATTGAACAAAGAACCCATAGGAAGACCAAGACAAATTTACACTGGCTCTCCTTTGCGATCTTTTGTAGCTATGGAAAAACGATAATTTCAATTTTATAAGCATTAGAGCCACTTCCTTCGGAGTGGTTTTTTTGTATTAATTGTGGCTTATAAGGTAGCAGAAGGAGGGATTTGTGCAGCGGGGTACGAAGTCGGGAGGCTTCGCTCAGCGGGCTTCTCGATACAATTTTGAATAGTAAAGCTGTCGCATTACTATTCAAAATCACTCGAAGTGACGTGTGGGTAAAGAATAACGTTAATAGTACGTCAGTTCGATTTTTAAAGCTAGATAAATATTAAGATTATAACAAAAGCGTAATGCTTTAAAAATTGTATGGAGAACCCTAGCTTTCAAAAGGCTTCTCGATACAATTTTGAATAGTAAAGCTGTCGCATTACTATTCAAAATCACTCGAAGTGACGGCGCTTTTTTATCCAGATCGCTCCGATTCGTATAGCGGGTAACAAATAGACTTGTATTTTGGATTGTTTTGTTTTCCTACAGCTAAAGCTGTAGGCAATTCATCAGTTGAGCTAAAGCTGTAGGCAATTCAGCTAAAACCGTAGGCAATTCATTTTAAGCTAAAGCTGTAGGTAATCCATTTGTTAAGCGAAAGCTGTGGGCAATTTATTTGTTTTGAAATACCTGAGTTTTGGTGTAGAAAACTGGATTTGATCGCACGAAAAACTATTTTCGGTTGGTTATAAAAATAGAATAAACAAAGCTTCTCTTATTCGAGGGGCTTTTTTATCTTTGGCAAAACCAAAATCCCTACTATGTTAGCATTAAACATAAAAAATGAGACTTCAAGATTGCGAGCTGTTGTTCTGGGCATTGCCAATAGCAATGGGCCAACGCCAACTGCCGAAGAAGCCTATGACCCCAAATCATTGGAACATATCTTAGCTGGTACTTATCCCAAAGAGGCCGATATGATTCGCGAAATGGACGCTTTCCATCGGGTTTTTGAAAAATATGGAGTCCGCGTTTTTCGCCCGGAGATTAGGGAAAATTACAATCAGATTTTTACCAGAGATATTGGCTTTGTCATCGATGATGTTTTTATAAAATCGAATATTTTACCTGATAGAGCTCGGGAGGTGGAAGCTATTCAGTATGTAATTGACCAAATCAATCCTGCCAAAGTAGTTAGCCCACCCGAAGAAGTGCATATCGAAGGCGGAGATGTGATGTTGTGGAACGATTATATTTTCATCGGTACCTACAAAGGCAGTGACTATAAGGATTATATAACCGCCAGAACCAATGTGCAAGGGGTGCAATACATCAAAGATTTATTTCCCCATAAAAAAGTCAAGGAATTCGATTTGATCAAATCAAAAATAGAGGCTAGGGACAATGCCTTGCATTTGGATTGTTGTTTTCAGCCTGTGGGCGATAACAAAGCAATCATATACAAACGCGGTTTCAGGGAAGAAGCCGATTATTTATTTTTGCTTGATTTATTTCGTGAAGAGAATCTGTTTCACATTAGCAGAAAGGAAATGTATCATATGAATTCGAATGTTTTTTCTATCGATTCGAATGTGGTGGTTTCAGAACGCAAGTTTACACGATTGAATAAATGGTTGCGAAAAAACGGTTTTGTGGTTGAGGAAATTCCCTATGCTGAAATCGCCAAACAAGAAGGGTTGTTAAGATGTTCTACCTTACCTTTGATTAGAGATTAATTATTTGTAGAGACGTTGTAGCAGAGAGGTTATAACAGAGACGTTGTAGCAGAGAGGTTATAACAGAGACGTTGTAACAGAGAGGTTGTAACAGATACGTTGTAGCAGAGACGTTGTAGCAGAGAGGTTGTAACAGAGACGTTGTTGTAGAGACGTTGTTGTAGAGACGTTGTTGTAGAGACGTTGCAATGCAACGTCTCTACAAATTAAATATATAAAAACATGAATCAAACCACCAATTCTATTTTAATGATTCGCCCCGTGGCGTTTCGAATGAACGAACAAACGGCAGTCAATAATTATTACCAAAAAGTCCTCGATGGACTGTCAAAAGAAACGGTAAATGCCAAGGCGCAGGAAGAATTTGATGCTTTTGTCACTAAACTTCGAATGGTTGGGGTTGATGTGACCGTCGTCGATGACACTATTCAGCCTGACACGCCTGACAGTATTTTTCCCAATAATTGGATTTCCTTTCACGAAAGTGGCGATGTGGTTTTGTATCCGATGTTTGCCGAAAATCGACGAGCAGAACGCAGAGAAGATATTCTGGATGTTCTGGAAGAGGAGGGTTTTGTGATCAACGAAATTATGGATTATACTTCGGCAGAAGAGGATCATTTTTTTCTCGAAGGAACAGGAAGTATTCTGTTAGATCGAGAAAATGGTAAAGCCTATTGCGCCTTATCGCCTCGAGCTGACGAAGAATTATTCATCGAATTTTGCGAAGATTTCGAATATTCTCCCGTAATTTTTGAAGCCTTTCAAACGGTTGATGGGGAACGCAAATTGATTTATCATACCAATGTGATGATGTGCATTGGTGATACCTTTGCGGTGATTTGTGCCGATTGTATCGATGACAAGAAAGAGCGAAAAATGGTTTTGGATAGTTTGAAAGGAGACGAAAAAGAAATCATATTCATTACAGAAGATCAAGTCAATTCGTTTGCAGGCAATATGCTCGAAGTAAAAGGAGCTGACGACAGACGCTATTTAGTAATGAGCCAATCGGCGCATCAGTGTTTGACCAAAAAGCAAATTGCCCAAATCGAAGAGCATGTGACTATCTTGAGTTCGAGCTTGGATACCATCGAGGCTTGCGGCGGAGGGAGTGCCCGCTGTATGATGGCCGAAATATTCTTACCCAAAGAATAATAGGCCGAGATTGTTAGAGCAAATTGCCTTTGATGATCGTGATTATTGCGCTGACAATGTATTGAATTCCGATGGCAATGACAATGAATCCGACAATTCTCGAGATGGCTACAATTCCCGATGTTCCCAGTATTTTCGCAAGATAATGGGCGCTTCTCAAGATGATGAAAATGGCAATGGCTATGGCAAAAATGGCCAAACAGGAAATAATAATTTCGTTTGTAGCATGGTGTTCCTGATAAAAGGCAATGAGCAAGGATATGGAGCCCGGACCAGCAAGCATGGGAATGGCAAGCGGGGTTAATGCTATGTCGTTTCGCTGTTGGGCTTCGGTTTCGGCTTTTTTATTGATACCTCGTTTTTTGTTGAACTTGCCTGAAAGCAAGGAGAAACCCGAGCTTACAATGATGATTCCACCCGCTATGCGCAGTGCCTCAATGCTAATGCCAAAAAAGCTCAGCACGTATTGTCCGATAAAAAAGGAAACAATCAGAATGATAAAGACATCTATCGCGGTCCATAGTGAAATACGGGAGCGCTCTTTTTTGGTGTCGGAATGGGTGAGACCCACGAAAATAGGCACTGTTCCGATAGGGTTTAAGACCGAAAATAGCGCAGCAAATAAATAGATGAATAAATCCATAGGTGTTGTTTTGTCGGTACAAAAGTAGGCTTTTATGAGATTTGGTTGTTATTCATTTTTGTTTTATTTTGTGTAGATGGATGATGGATGATGGGTGATGGATGATGGGAGTAGGCAGATCTCGAGCAGTATATTACTCAGGTGTGGTGAGACTCCTACGGACTGACAAATAGCCTTGTGTTTTGGGTTACTCTTGTGTGATGAGACTCCTACGGAGTGACAAATAGACTTGTGTTTTGGAATGCTCTTGTTTGGTGAGACTCCTATAGGGTGACAAATAGGACTTGTGTTTTGGAATGCTCTTGTTTGGTGAGACTCTAATGGGTTGACAAATAGGACTTGTGTTGTGGATTGTTTCAAGCCAAATGAGACTTCGAGCAGCGGGGTTGGGGGATTGCAGGTGGCAGATTTCAGATTGCAGTGGTGTTTTTGTAATTATATTTAACCCGTTGGGTGTAATTCAATTTAATTTTTTTAAACACATAGAATCATAGTTTTTTATTAATTTTATTAAGACGCTTCGCTTGATTTTAGTAAATCATAGCTATGTGAACCCAAGAACTGGGCTATCCAACTCTTTTTTCTATGATTCTATGCGTTTCAATTTTACTATTTCTAAAAATTTAATAATTTCACCCAACGAGTTATATTTAATAAGTTTATAGTACAATCCTCCCGTTGGGTGTGATAAGGAAGTACGAGGTACGATATACGAGGTGGGAAGTA is part of the Flavobacterium nackdongense genome and encodes:
- the ctlX gene encoding citrulline utilization hydrolase CtlX, whose amino-acid sequence is MNQTTNSILMIRPVAFRMNEQTAVNNYYQKVLDGLSKETVNAKAQEEFDAFVTKLRMVGVDVTVVDDTIQPDTPDSIFPNNWISFHESGDVVLYPMFAENRRAERREDILDVLEEEGFVINEIMDYTSAEEDHFFLEGTGSILLDRENGKAYCALSPRADEELFIEFCEDFEYSPVIFEAFQTVDGERKLIYHTNVMMCIGDTFAVICADCIDDKKERKMVLDSLKGDEKEIIFITEDQVNSFAGNMLEVKGADDRRYLVMSQSAHQCLTKKQIAQIEEHVTILSSSLDTIEACGGGSARCMMAEIFLPKE
- a CDS encoding MarC family NAAT transporter; this translates as MDLFIYLFAALFSVLNPIGTVPIFVGLTHSDTKKERSRISLWTAIDVFIILIVSFFIGQYVLSFFGISIEALRIAGGIIIVSSGFSLLSGKFNKKRGINKKAETEAQQRNDIALTPLAIPMLAGPGSISLLIAFYQEHHATNEIIISCLAIFAIAIAIFIILRSAHYLAKILGTSGIVAISRIVGFIVIAIGIQYIVSAIITIIKGNLL